CTGACATAGAGAACAGCAAACTAATAAAAATTGAAACGTTGAGTTTTAGTAGGTTCATTTAACTTCAATTATCATTTACAATAATAAATGTAATCGAATAGTGAGTATTATCCTACTTAACAGACACTAAATAGCTTAAATACAAATATTTGTGACGACACTCTTAATAAGTGTGACAAAAAATAAATCTAAATAGAAGTTTTAATTGCTATTTTTTCTTTCCAGAATTCTACTTAAAATTTTCATTTGTGATTTTTCTAATTTTTCATTTATAGATAAAGATTTCAACTTTGGAATATGTCTTTTGTTACTTTTTTTTATCTCAAAAATAAATGCATTATGCACTTTCGCATTATAAGGGGTTAATATTGCAGTTTTTCCTTTATTTACTCGTTTAATTTTAGTTTGGTTATCATTTTTATCGATTGTAGAGTTATTTTTACTCTTAGTAAAATTTTCAATTAATTGTTCACTCAGTGCTTTATTAATTTGAGAAAAACTTTGAAGACTGAATCCCAATATAAAAACTATAAATATCTTTTTTAGCATAATTAATAATGTAAAATAATTTGAAAGCGATCTACGCCAGTATTACCACCAAACTCACCGTTTACTCCAAAACCGTTGCCTGCAGCTACAAAACCTATTACAGACAAATCATAAGTAGTTCCGGCCGGAGAACCAGTTAATTGAGCATAACCGTTCCCATTTAAAAAAAATGTTCCTGACAGAATTCTAGATGAAGCTGTTAAACCTGATGGTCGACTTGTGTATGCTTCTGATGTATAACCAACTAAATTTGTGTCGATAAATAATGCAGTACCATATTGTCTTGGGTTACCATCTGTAATTGGATTAAATGAAGAATCTGTTATATTCACACCAATTTGGTATACTACTTCAACTAATGCATCTTGAGTTAGAGTTATACTTGTAGTATAGAGTGTTTCTTGAGTCAAAGTACCATTAGAACTTGTAACATCTCTTGAAGCAGGAATAAATGTAGTAAGATTGTCTTCTGGCATACTATTTTGAACTAATGATGGCCTAATTTTTAAATCACCATTCGAATCCACATACACTACAGCATCATCAACTCCATTATTTGAAGCATTATTAGTGCTATTTAAGGATTCTATTCTAATTGTTTCAGATGTTCCTGAAATATGTAAAGCCTCTAAAGGATTGGTATTATTTATTCCTGTATAGCCATTGCTATTAACTCTAAAGTTTCCACTCGAATATGTTCCATTTGTATTTTCTGTAATACCAAGAGTTAATCCACCTTTAGACCAAAAATCATTGTCTGTAATATCTACTCCCCAAAGCACTGCAGACTCATCAATCTTCCTCCCTGAAATCCAATACTTATTAGCACCAGGATCTGAGCCTGTGTTTGCCAATTCAATTAAGCTAAACCCATTATCACCTGAGTTAATATTACCACTTTTTAGCACTTTTAGTACAGAGCTGTGGTCTTGTGCACCGCCACCTGCATCTTGATCTTCAATAGTAAAGACATCCTTTTCTCCAGTTAAACTGTTATCTTGAGTAAATGTATAGGCATCATAATTTTCTGTACTTGTAGCTTCAATTGCACCATTGGGATTAGGTGTATTTATACCGAAAGCACCATTTGTAAAATTAAGATCCTCGCCATTCATATCATAAGTTCTTGGCTCTTCAGACTGAGTTAAGTCATCTTTTCCTAAATTTTTATCTCCTAAAGGTATCCAAGTTGTACCATCCCAATAATGAAATCCTCTTCCAGTTGTGTCATTAATATTATATACTAATAGACTTTCTGCAGCCATTTCTTCTGCAAATGATATAAGTCCAGATATTGGAGCAATAGTTGTTAAATCGGTTATGTTTATTCTTGGGATTAAAACTCCTTTTTCTCTAGAACTAACATCTAAAAGGGCACCGCCATTAGGATCGGTAATATTTATGCCCACTTGCGCGTAAGTAAAGGGTAACACACCTAATACCAGTAGAGTAACAATAAGATATTTTTGTAGTTTTATTTTCATGGCTTGTAGGATATACACTACAATTATATTTAAATAATTATTAAAAACAATATATTAAGCTAATTTATTTGCCATAAGTATATTTTAACCGTTAAATTATTGTGCTATATGAACTCATTATGCTATTTAATTGCATAAAAAAACCTCCTTAAATAGGAGGTTTTTCAACTAAGATTATGTGCTATAAATTAATTCACAATTAAACGTTTTTGGAAGGACCCTAAAGTTGAATTAACCTCAACGAGATACAACGCACTTTCTAATTTTGATATGTCTATTTTATTAAGGCCATTAGTTCTTTTAATAACTTGTTTCCCCATAAGATCATAAATCACAATTGAATTAATGCCTATTGATTGTGGATTAGATATTAAAATAAATTGGCTTGCTGGGTTTGGTGAAATAGTAATTGAACTATTTAAATTTATATCGTTAGCTCCCAATACATTTGTTTGAAATACTAACTTAAATCTATCTGAAGCTCTACTTGCATTAGTTTCATTTACATTAAAATTCACAATTGTTTCTCCATTAATATTTAAGGGAGTTTGTGTATTTAAATATGCATCATATAAGTACACAAGTGTTGAAGGTTCTAAATCTTCAAATTGAAATTTAAATTTGTAATTATCTTCTCTGTAATTTGTGATAGAGAATTCAATTTCATCTTCTGCAATTGCAAATGCTCTACGCTGTATACTAAATTCTTGCTCTTCAATTTTAGTAGATATATTTTCATCTAAATTAGGATTTTTAATTGCATCTAATTGAGTTACAGCATTAGTATCCTCTTCACTAAAAATTATGCGAGTTCCATCTTTTAATTCATCTTCACTGTTGTAAAGTGCAACTCCTATGGATTGCTGCTCTAACTCTGCAAAGAAAACATTTGTACCATTACCAGATAAGTCTTTAAAGCCTTCTGTAAACTGTAGTGTCGCAGCACCATTAGTTACTGTGTTTACAAACGCAGCTTGACTAGGCTGCAAAAACTTATTAGCAGAAGACAGAGAAATACCTGTTCCAAACGTAAGGCTATTTGTGTTCTCTTGTGTATCTACAGTAACAAAAGCACCTCTACTATTAATTGTTGGATCATAAACGTGATAATACCTTTGGTTTAAGTTTGTTGTATTTTGTAATACTAAAGCCATATCTACCGATGCTTGATACGGATTAGCAATCAATGAAGATCCATTTTCAACAGTACTAATATTAGGAGAGTTAAAGTTTCCTATGTGAAGCTCACCAATAGATTCTAATATTGTGTTAGAAGGAGTTGCGTTGTTATCTGTCAAATCAATAGTTCTATCTCCTCTTACCATTAACAAGTATGCATTACCCACACTTAGAGTGTTAGCATTTGTGTTTGGTAATACTTCATAATTTTGCCCAACAGTATTTAAAGTAAATATTGATGGATTATTAGTACCAGTAGCGTCAAAACCATTTGTCGTTCCACCAGCACCTGTTATATGAGTACCAAAACCTTGCACTACATTACCATCTGTTTGCCAGTTCTCTCTAATAGTTGTTGTTGTAGTAACTGGAGACGCTACTAACCTATATGCTCTTTTAGCAGGAAAATAGCGCTGCACTAATACATTTCCTACAATAGATCCTCCAGTAACTTCATCTAACATTCCATTAGTATGAGTCTGACTTAGCTCATCATAGGTGTTTAAAAATGAAAGTTGATTGTTCGTATTTAAAACTCCGTTAGAAAGATTCATTGTTCCACTAATTGAAACAGGTGTTTGTAATGTTTTGGTTGAATTACTTGCAACAGTAAAGTTATTTAAAGCTATAGCATTTCCTGAAACAGTTTGAGCACTATCCCCATTAAGCAGTAATGTACCTGTACCTGCATTTAAAGAACCGTTATTTATTAAATTTCCTGAAAGAGAAAGTGTTGCATTTCCTAAATCTAAAGTAGATCCAGTTGAAATTGTTACATTATTAGCAATTACCTCATTAGTAAACGTCGGGTTACCTGAGACAATTTCAATATTATCAATATTTGTTGAAGGATTATCTACTAATGTTGGGTTATTTGGGGTCCAAACTCCTGCATCAAATTCAAAATTAATAGGAACTCTTACTGTGGTAATCTTTATGTCATCAATTGCCATATCACTAGTAAAACTAGTTCCAGTAGTAGCGTCAAATCTAAATTTAACGGTACGCCCAGCATAATCACTTAAATCTACTGTCTCATCGTTCACCCAATTTGCACCTTGATTACCTGTACGTGTCCAAATTACTTCTGTCCCAGAACTTGTCTGTGCAGTGAGGTTAAGAGTTCCCATACTTGCTCCAGACATATGGTAGTCGAAAGAAATTTGAGCTGAATGAAATTCTGGAATTTGAAAACACGGAGAACCAATTACTGCTTTCTTACTAAATGAACTCGTACTATTAACATCAGATGATTCAACAAACATATATTTCTCACCTTGGTTTGCAGTTGCAGGACCTGTATTTTGAGAAGGTGTAGCAAATTGCGTACGAATCCAAGAGGCATTATTATTTAAGGAACCACATGAAGAAATGTCTTTGTCCCACACAAAATCTTCAAAATCCATAACATATGGAAATGTTGATACTGTTTGTAAGCAAATTGCAGGACTAGTTGCATTTATGAATGCACATTCAAGTTCATCAATTGGCTCTACTCCATCTACAACTGGTCCTAAAGTGATATCGATATATGGGGAAGAATCACCAGGTCTTAAAACTTTTATAAATGAAGACCTTCCACTATTTCCTCTAGTATCACACCTGCTATCTCCACCAACTCGTTTTGCTCCTTTTAAGGCAGCCATTAGTTTATCAGCTAATGTTCCATTTGTATTTAAAAAAGCAGTTTCCATATCTGTTAACACATCTGAATCCCATAAAATATTACCTTGTATGGCATAATTTACACCAGTAATATGATCTGCAAAACTACCTGTTCCATTACCTGTTAAACCAGCAGTAGTTAAGTTGCCAAAATCATCGAATCCTACAACTCCGTATTGTCTTGTGCTGGAGTTTCCCTGAAAATCATTTGCAGCCATATAAGCTACAATTTCTTGAGGTGTATCTCCTGCTAACATTCTGTTTCTTGCTATTGTTTGATTTTGGGCAATATAAGCAGCTTGAGTATTAATTCCTCCAATTATAGCTCCTGAATTATTAGTAATTAAATCGCCCAGGAAATCTATTGTTTGAGCTACGCAACTTGTACCAGCACTCCCAATTTCACCTGTAGAAGGATCATATGCTACAATTGAAAATGTGTCTCCGTCTTCTAAATTTTCTCGTTCATAATAGGTGTTTTTTTCTTGTTTAGTATTAATGTTTTCACTAGTTGAATTTGTATCGTTTGTATAATAAAATATGTAAGTTAGGAGTACCACGAAAGGTATTAGAAAATAAAAATTTCTAGGTTTCATAAATTGTTTGGGGATTAATTGTAAAATTTATTTTAATATCTTCTTAGAAGTGTAATTGTCATCATATTTCTTGCTGCAGTATCAGTATAACCTGGAGACCCTTGATATAGATCAGAATCTAATCCCCAAAAACCAAACCTTCCATTTGGTGTTGGGCTAAAAGGACCATCTGAATTATTTTGACTCCATTCTTTAGCTCTTACTTTAAAATTATATGTTTGTCCTTCTTGAAGATCAACATTATAAATTATATTACCCTGTCGTGAAAGAGCTAAAAAGGTTCTTGTACTATTTGTATTATCATCTCGAATTCTCTTTGAAGAAGATCTTATAAAAGCTTCTGCTACCTTTACATCATCAATTTCTAACCAAACTGAACAAGTGCCATTTGCGTCATAAGAGTTTGATTCATTTCCTCTTATACCTGCTGCGTAATAACCAATAACATAAATTTGGTAAGTCCCACTTTGCGGCGCAACAATATCATTATCTAAACCTGGAAGTGTGTAGACTGTTGTCTGATCTTCTGCTCTTACAGTTTCTGTTTGTGTAAACTGTCTACTATATCCTTCAGAAAAAACTTTACCCCATTCACTTCCATTCCAAAAATAGAAACCTGGACTAACTACATCACTACCCGCACCAGCATTATTTGTGTTATACACCATTAAGCCCTCTGTTGCAGAAGGAGTTACACTAACAACATCTTGTCTTGAGTTAAGAGACACTCTATTAATCAAAAAACCTTTATTAGCATCATCAAGTTCTAGTAATGCATCTTCATTAACATCTGTAGTACCTATGCCTACTTGTGAGTAAGAATTGAATGTAATTGCAGCAATAAAAAAAAGTAAAATCAACTTCATATTAGTACTGTTTAATTAAAGAAATTGTCATTGTACCTAATTGTGCATCATCGGTTGATGAACCTGGATAATCTGTAACATTAGTTTGTCTTCCAATAACTGGCCTCTCTGTAGTATTAACACTTAACCATTCTCTACCAACTGCTACAATTCTATAAGAACTTGATGCACTTAATTCTAAATTATGAACTATTGTTGCTTGATTTCCTAAATGGTTAAATGTTGTTCCTCCAATGTATTTTGAAGAAGATGTTATATAAGCCTCTTTAGGTATTTGAAATCCACCTCCATTTTCATTATACCATAAGCCTATAGAACCTTGAGATGCAGCATCATCTGTTCCTGATTGAGCGCCACAAGAATAATAAACTTGTATCACAACTTGATAAATACCACTAAATGGCACGGTAAATCCATTACCTGTATCTAATCCGGTTATTACTGTATTTCCTGTAGTTGTTACAGTTCTTGCTGCAGTTTGTTTGTATTGCAAGGTATAACCTTGATTAAACAATCTACGCCACGCTGTTCCATCCCAGTAATAAAAACCAGGAGTTACCTGTGTACTACCACTACCAGAGGTTGCTGTATTATAAACTAACAAGCCTGTCGTGGGACTAGGTGTTATTGGTGTTTGATTATCAGTTGCAACTAACGCTACCCTAGTCATTAAAAATCCTTTATCAGAAGCATTCATGTCGAGGAGAGCACCAGGCGCTGGATTATCTGTATTTATACCAACCTGAGAATGAGAAAGGAAAGAAAAACATATAAGCATGCTAAACACGCTTATATAACGAGTAATGTTTGGGGCCATAATCATTAATTTGATGTTTCCGAAAGTAACAATTATTTCATAATATTAAAATATTTATGCATTATTAGTAACAATATTATGGTTCAACCATACATAATTGATAATATTATAACATTTTAATAAAATTAACATTCGTTTATATTTGATTAACAAAGAGTTAAGAATAAAAAATTCAATCTAATTTATTCCCGTATTTTTGCCTCATATAAATTCTCATTCCTTCCAAGTAAAAGGCATTCTTATTTTATGATTAATTATCAAGTTTTAGATTTAACAAAAGCTTCCACTAACCTACACGGGAACAAGAATTTTAAATTAAAATTGAATCTTGAAAAAGCAAAATCAACTCAAAAAAGTACTTTAATTTCTTTCGGAGGTGCTTATTCTAATCATATTTCTGCTTTAGCTGAAATTGGCAAAGCAAATGGCTTTAGAACTGTTGGAGTAATTAGAGGTGAAGAATTAGGTAAAAACCTTCAGCTTACGTTAAGCAACAATCCATCACTCCAAAAAGCACATCTAAATGGTATGCATTTTAAGTTTATATCTAGAGAAACATACCGGCAAAAAAATAGTTCGCAGTTTATTAAACTACTGCAAAATGAATTTCCTAACAGTTATATCATTCCAGAAGGCGGCACCAATGATTTAGCTGTAAAAGGATGCGAAGAAATCTTAACACAAGAAACCTCAAGTTTTAACTTTATATGCTGCCCAGTAGGTACTGGAGGTACAATTTCTGGGATTATAAACGCATCAAAATCACACCAAACAGTGTTAGGATTTCCAGCATTAAAAGGAGATTTTTTAAATTCTGAGATTAAAAAATATACGAATAAAACGAACTGGAGGCTCATTACAGATTATCATTTTGGAGGCTATGCTAAAATAAATGAGGCTTTGGTAACGTTTATTAATAATTATAAAAAAAGTAAAAATATCTTATTAGATCCTATTTATACAGCTAAAATGATTTTTGGCTTAGAGGATCTTATACAACTTGGGTATTTTCCTCAAAATTCCCGTATTTTAGCAATCCATACTGGAGGTCTTCAAGGCATATCCGGTATGAACACTTTGTTATCTAAAAAAGGACTCCCAACTATAGAAATTTAGCCTATGAATTTTAGAGTATTAGTTTTCTTCATCTTATCAACATTCTTATTAGCTTCCTGTGGAAGCAAGAAAAGAGTGGTTACAACAAAAAAAGAGCAAAAAGAACGACAAGTTTATCAAGAACAACCTAAAAATAGTAAGAACGAACCTTACGAAGATACGCCTGCAGAAATTCAGGATGATGTTACTAAAACTATAAAGGAGAAAACCTACAAAGACAAGTCTTCTAAATATGTTGCAGACTTTGCAGAAATAGCAATGGAAGAAATGCGAATTTACGGCATACCAGCTAGTATTACTTTAGCGCAAGGTATTTTAGAATCTGGAGCTGGAGAAGGTGAACTTACCAGAAAAGCCAACAATCATTTTGGCATTAAATGCCACGGTTGGAAAGGTGGTAAAGTTTACCATGATGATGATAAAGCCCAAGAATGCTTCAGAAAATATTACGATGCAAAATATTCCTTTAGAGATCACTCATTATTCTTAACTGAACGCAAGCGCTATATGGGTTTGTTTAAATTATCGAAAGATGATTACAAAGGTTGGGCTAAAGGTTTAAAAGAAGCAGGATATGCAACAGACCCAAGGTATCCTAATAAACTCATAAGCCTAGTAGAACGCTATAAACTTTATGAATATGATGCTCAAGTCTTAGGTAAAACCGGAAAAGATGTTAAAAAAGTCACCGAAAATAATAATAGATATACTGTAGAAAAAGGAGACACCTTATACAGAATTGCTAAAAAACATAATATTACTGTAGAGCAACTTAAGGATTTTAATGGCCTTACAAGTAACGATATTTCTATTGGCCAAGTGCTTTACGTAAAACCTCTCCCAAAAGATTTTTAAGATATGATTTATAAAAGAAGTAGTGCACTTTTTGCTGAAGCCCAAAAGGTAATTCCTGGTGGTGTAAACTCACCAGTAAGAGCATTTAATGCAGTTGGCGGCACACCTATTTTTATTGAAAAAGCAAAAGGCGCCTACCTACACGATGCAGATGGCAACACCTTTATAGACTACATAGCGTCTTGGGGACCAATGATTTTAGGACACGCTCACCAACCTGTAATTGATGCAGTAGTAGAAAAAGCAAAGTTAGGAACCTCTTTTGGTACACCAACTGAAATTGAAACCAAAATTGCAGAGCTTGCCGTATCTATGGTTCCAAATATAGATATGATTCGCTTTGTAAATAGTGGAACAGAAGCCTGTATGAGTGCAGTACGTTTAGCACGAGGCTTTACAGGAAAAGAAAAAATCATAAAATTTGCGGGATGCTATCACGGCCATAGCGACTCATTTTTAATACAAGCTGGTAGTGGAGCAGTAACATTTGGAAGCCCGAACTCTCCTGGTGTAACCCAAGGCACAGCCAAAGATACATTGCTAGCAAATTACAATGATATTGAAGGTGTAAAAACACTTATTGAGGCTAATATTGGCGAGATAGCTTGTATCATCTTAGAACCTGTTGCAGGAAATATGGGGTGCATTTTACCACAAGATAATTTCTTGCAAAAACTGAGAACGCTTTGTGATGAGCATAATATCTTATTAGTTTTTGATGAAGTTATGACCGGATTTAGACTTGCAAAAGGTGGCGTACAAGAACTTTACAATGTAAAAGCAGATATTGTAACCTTTGGAAAAGTAATTGGTGGCGGTTTACCTGTTGGTGCATTTGCAGCACGCAAAGAGATAATGAACCACTTAGCACCACTTGGTCCAGTTTACCAAGCTGGAACACTAAGCGGAAATCCATTAGCAATGGCAGCAGGCTTGGCAATGCTTACAGAAATAAACACTAATACAGATTTATTTAAAAGCTTAGAAGATAAAACAGAATATTTACATAACGGAATTACTGAAGCGCTAGAAAAAAACAATATTACTCATACTATAAATAGACAAGGCTCTATGATTTCTGTGCATTTTACAGATGTAAATGTCACTGATTTTGAAACAGCTGTAAAAGGTAATAATGATACGTTTAAACGCTTTTTCCATCATATGTTGGATAACGGTATTTACATTGCACCAAGCGCTTTTGAAAGTTGGTTCTTAAATGATGCATTGAGTTATGAAGACTTGGATAAAACAATTGAAGCTATAGCAAGTTTTAAAGGTTAAGAACATCTATTTTTATTCTGAAGTTAATTCAGAATCTATTACAATAACAATAAAAAAAGACCTTGAATTGTATTCAAGGTCTTTTTTCTGTTTAAACTTAATTTAAGAGATTGCAGATTTAAATATTCATTTTCAATAACTCATCTAAATAATCCCGAGTATTAGATAATCGCGGAATTTTATGTTGTCCTCCAAGTTTGTCGTTTTTCTTTAACCATTCATAAAACAACTTGTCTTTAGCTTTGTGAACAGTGAGCATATTTAAGGTCATATTATTATAACGTTTAGCTTCATAATCACTATTAATAGTTTGCAAACTATCATCTAAACATTTTTGAAATTGCTCTATACTTTCAGGTGCTTTCTTAAATTCTATAATCCACTCGTGTGCGCCTTTTTCGGTACCTTCCATAAAAATTGGTCCTGCAGTATAATCTACTATCTCACAATTTGTTTGCTGTGAAGCCTTTCTTAATGCTTCTTCGGCATTTTCAATAATAAGCTCTTCTCCAAACACATTTATGTGATGCTTTGTACGTCCTGAAACTCGTATTCTATAAGGACTTAAACTTGTAAATCTAATTGTATCTCCAATTTTATATCGCCACAATCCTCCATTAGTGGTAACTATAATGGCGTAATTTTTATTTAACTCTACTTCAGATAAAGGAATAACACTTTCCTCTTCGCTACCGTAGCTATCCATTGGTATAAATTCATAAAAAATACCATAGTCAAGCATCAACAATAAATCACGACTATCATTTTTATCTTGAATTGCAAAAAAGCCTTCAGAAGCATTATATATTTCATAATACTTCACTTTTTCAGAAGACATAATTGCCTTGTATTGATCGCGATAAGGTTCAAAACTTACACCGCCATGAAAATAAACCTCTAAATTTGGCCAAACGTCATGTATACAAGACTTGCCAGTTGTTTCGAGTACATTATTTAGCAATACTAACATCCAACTTGGCACTCCAGCTAGACTAGTTACATTTTGCGTAATGGTTTCATCTACAATGGCCTGCATCTTAGTTTCCCAATCGCTCATTAAGGAAATTTCATTGCTCGGCGTACTACTATACGTGGCCCAAAAAGGCATATTATCTATTAAAATAGCCGATAAATCACCATAAACAGTTCCATTCTCTTTATATAAATCTTTGCTTCCGCCTAGGCGTAAACTTTTTCCTGTAAACAAATTGGCTTCAGGATTATTATTAAGATACATGCACAACAAGTCTTTACTACCTGCATAGTGGCAATCTTCGAGAGAGTCTTCACTTACAGGAATAAATTTACTTTTGGCATTTGTAGTACCGCTGGATTTGGCAAACCACTTTATAGGTGTTGGCCAGAAAATGTTGTTTTCACCGCTTCGGCTTCGCTCTATGCGCTCAGTATATTGTTCGTAAGATTGAATAGGAACACGCTCCGAAAAGGTTTTATAATTTGTAATCGTATCAAAACCATAGGTTTTACCCATTTCTGTATCTTTTGCTTTATACAGTAATTGGTGTAAAAGTTCATGTTGCACCTCATTAGGATATTTTATAAATAATTCCATTTGGTGAATCCTCTTTTTTAAAAACCAGGAAGCAACAGAATTGACTATGGGAAATGGCATACGTTGACTATCTTTATGCCACTAAAATTAATAAAAATAAGTTATGCAATACCAAGGCGTCTTAACAAAGATGCAAACAGAATTAGCAAGTCCGGTACAATACTATCTTGTTTTTGAATCTTCCTTCATACATATGAACCAACTTATAGATAAAACATTATCTATAGAGTTTGTTCGTTACCAATGTTTAGCTTGTGGAAAAGACAAAAAGATTTACCGCCAAGGCTACTGTTACGATGATTTTTTTAACCAACCTCAAGCTGGAGATTGGATAATGAAACCAGAATTGAGTACTGCACATCTAGATATTGAAGATAGAGACCTAGAGTATGAAAAGAAGGTACAACTAAAACCGCATATTGTTTATTTAGCAAATTCTAGCAATGTAAAGGTTGGCGTAACTCGAAAAACACAAGTCCCTACACGTTGGATAGACCAAGGCGCTCACGAAGCTATTGAAATTGTAGAAGTACCAAACAGATATCTTGCAGGTATTACAGAAGTTGCCTTAAAAGAACATGTGGCAGATAAAACCAATTGGCGCTCAATGTTAAAAAATGATATTAAAGATGAAAATTTAGTAACGGTAAGAGACCACCTTAAACAATATATTCCAGATGAGGCTCTGCCCTATTTTATTGAAAGTAACAGTGAAACCAATATCGATTTTCCTGTAGTGCAATATCCTGAAAAAGTAAAGAGCTTAAATTTAGATAAGACCCCAATTTTTAAAGGCACGTTAAAGGGCATAAAAGGACAATATCTTATTTTTGAAGACAACACCGTTTTTAATGTTAGAAATTGGGAAGGTTATGTTGTTGATTTAAATATTAGTTAATAAGAAAAACTTAATATGAATCGAAAGTACATATACCCCATTTTAACCATATTAGCAGTTTCTATAATTTACATTGTAAATAGTTATTTAGATGAAAAAGAGCGAGAGCCTTTAATTAAAGAAGCTAAAGAGCTTAAAGAAACTACAAACAGTAACTTTTTACCAACCTCAACAACAGGTGCTATTGTACATCATAAGTATTACTCCTTATCTTATTCTGAAGACAATGAGCAAGCCGAATGGGTTGCCTATGAGTTGAAAAAAAATCATATCTCTAGAAATGATTTTAAAAGACCTTATTTTGAAGTAGACAACGGCGTTCCAACAGTGTCGGCCGATTGGAGAAACTACAAGAATTCTGGTTATGATAGAGGTCATTTTTGCCCAGCAGGAGATCGTAAGTTTTCTAAAGAAGCGTTTACTGAAACTTTTTTAACCAGTAATATTTCACCACAAGATCACGATTTTAATGCTGGTATTTGGAATAGGCTAGAACAAAAGGTGCGGTATTGGGCTACAAAATATGATGGTGTTTATGTAGTTACTGGTGGCATATTAAATGACACAGAAATAACCATAGGAGACGAACATGTTACCGTTCCTAAATACTTTTATAAATTAGTTTTAGACTACAATAATGGTAAGCCAAAACTTGTAGCATTTTTATTTCCTCATAGAGAATCCAATAAACCTCTCTATGATTTTGTTACGACTACAGACAAAATTGAAGAATTAACTGGCATTGATTTCTTCCCTCATTTAGAAGATGACCTTGAAGATAAATTAGAGGCTTCTAACAATTATAAAGGTTGGAGTTTTAGATAAAGAAAATCCGTGTCAAGCACAAAATAACAAGAGCGTTGAAAATCCTGCGTTAGGGATTGAACGGTTTGTTTGAACTCTTTTTGCTTTTCGCAAAAAAGTGAGTAGTGAAAGCCTGACCGAATATAATGAGGGAACGCCCAAATAAAAAAACCTGCCAACATTAAAGTTGACAGGTTTTAAATTTATAGTGAAGACATTCCTG
This region of Croceibacter atlanticus HTCC2559 genomic DNA includes:
- the hemL gene encoding glutamate-1-semialdehyde 2,1-aminomutase; protein product: MIYKRSSALFAEAQKVIPGGVNSPVRAFNAVGGTPIFIEKAKGAYLHDADGNTFIDYIASWGPMILGHAHQPVIDAVVEKAKLGTSFGTPTEIETKIAELAVSMVPNIDMIRFVNSGTEACMSAVRLARGFTGKEKIIKFAGCYHGHSDSFLIQAGSGAVTFGSPNSPGVTQGTAKDTLLANYNDIEGVKTLIEANIGEIACIILEPVAGNMGCILPQDNFLQKLRTLCDEHNILLVFDEVMTGFRLAKGGVQELYNVKADIVTFGKVIGGGLPVGAFAARKEIMNHLAPLGPVYQAGTLSGNPLAMAAGLAMLTEINTNTDLFKSLEDKTEYLHNGITEALEKNNITHTINRQGSMISVHFTDVNVTDFETAVKGNNDTFKRFFHHMLDNGIYIAPSAFESWFLNDALSYEDLDKTIEAIASFKG
- a CDS encoding GH3 auxin-responsive promoter family protein, which translates into the protein MPFPIVNSVASWFLKKRIHQMELFIKYPNEVQHELLHQLLYKAKDTEMGKTYGFDTITNYKTFSERVPIQSYEQYTERIERSRSGENNIFWPTPIKWFAKSSGTTNAKSKFIPVSEDSLEDCHYAGSKDLLCMYLNNNPEANLFTGKSLRLGGSKDLYKENGTVYGDLSAILIDNMPFWATYSSTPSNEISLMSDWETKMQAIVDETITQNVTSLAGVPSWMLVLLNNVLETTGKSCIHDVWPNLEVYFHGGVSFEPYRDQYKAIMSSEKVKYYEIYNASEGFFAIQDKNDSRDLLLMLDYGIFYEFIPMDSYGSEEESVIPLSEVELNKNYAIIVTTNGGLWRYKIGDTIRFTSLSPYRIRVSGRTKHHINVFGEELIIENAEEALRKASQQTNCEIVDYTAGPIFMEGTEKGAHEWIIEFKKAPESIEQFQKCLDDSLQTINSDYEAKRYNNMTLNMLTVHKAKDKLFYEWLKKNDKLGGQHKIPRLSNTRDYLDELLKMNI
- a CDS encoding DUF2797 domain-containing protein, whose product is MQYQGVLTKMQTELASPVQYYLVFESSFIHMNQLIDKTLSIEFVRYQCLACGKDKKIYRQGYCYDDFFNQPQAGDWIMKPELSTAHLDIEDRDLEYEKKVQLKPHIVYLANSSNVKVGVTRKTQVPTRWIDQGAHEAIEIVEVPNRYLAGITEVALKEHVADKTNWRSMLKNDIKDENLVTVRDHLKQYIPDEALPYFIESNSETNIDFPVVQYPEKVKSLNLDKTPIFKGTLKGIKGQYLIFEDNTVFNVRNWEGYVVDLNIS
- a CDS encoding DNA/RNA non-specific endonuclease, coding for MNRKYIYPILTILAVSIIYIVNSYLDEKEREPLIKEAKELKETTNSNFLPTSTTGAIVHHKYYSLSYSEDNEQAEWVAYELKKNHISRNDFKRPYFEVDNGVPTVSADWRNYKNSGYDRGHFCPAGDRKFSKEAFTETFLTSNISPQDHDFNAGIWNRLEQKVRYWATKYDGVYVVTGGILNDTEITIGDEHVTVPKYFYKLVLDYNNGKPKLVAFLFPHRESNKPLYDFVTTTDKIEELTGIDFFPHLEDDLEDKLEASNNYKGWSFR